A part of Myxococcus landrumus genomic DNA contains:
- a CDS encoding helix-turn-helix transcriptional regulator codes for MDRTERILDLVALLLDAREPISWAELREHFPSDYGGSDDAAERKFERDKAELVELGFPLTYVQGDDERRDGYIVDRDAYYLPEADLTKEELAVLYAAGSAALASGVFPGRDDLAHALRKIGFFAGQSLPTPRVRMELGAVQEGQVKEVSARLEQLWDACAARKWVEISYASPKHPNATQRRVDPYGLALRRGVWTLVGHCHLRGGLRTFHVHRVRELKVNTARPRTPDFQVPEDFSLDSHVAYFPWQHRFHEPVEVVLRLSGTLASRASGLFPGATLEPMGEGLTLAKLRVSFLDGLARFCLSLGADCVVEGPESARSRLREMAARVANRHADALEGKVTA; via the coding sequence ATGGACCGCACTGAACGCATCCTCGACCTCGTAGCCCTCTTGCTCGACGCGCGCGAGCCCATCTCCTGGGCCGAGCTGCGCGAGCACTTCCCCTCTGACTATGGAGGCTCGGATGACGCCGCCGAACGCAAGTTCGAGCGCGACAAGGCGGAGTTGGTGGAGCTGGGCTTCCCACTCACCTACGTCCAGGGAGATGACGAACGCCGCGACGGCTACATCGTCGACCGCGACGCCTACTATCTGCCCGAAGCGGACTTGACCAAGGAGGAGCTGGCCGTGCTCTACGCCGCCGGCTCCGCGGCGCTGGCGTCCGGTGTCTTCCCGGGACGGGACGACCTGGCGCACGCGCTGCGCAAGATTGGCTTCTTCGCGGGCCAGTCGCTGCCCACGCCCAGGGTCCGCATGGAGCTGGGCGCCGTGCAGGAGGGACAGGTGAAGGAGGTCTCCGCCCGCCTGGAGCAGCTCTGGGACGCGTGCGCCGCGCGCAAGTGGGTGGAGATCTCCTACGCCAGCCCCAAGCACCCCAACGCGACCCAGCGTCGAGTGGACCCGTATGGCCTGGCGCTGCGGCGAGGCGTCTGGACGCTGGTGGGGCACTGCCACCTGCGGGGCGGCCTGCGCACGTTCCACGTCCACCGCGTCCGCGAGCTGAAGGTCAACACCGCGCGCCCGCGCACGCCGGACTTCCAGGTGCCGGAGGACTTCTCGCTCGACAGCCACGTCGCGTATTTCCCGTGGCAGCACCGCTTCCATGAACCCGTGGAGGTGGTGTTGCGCTTGTCGGGCACGCTGGCGTCACGTGCCTCGGGGCTCTTCCCCGGCGCGACGCTGGAGCCGATGGGCGAGGGGCTCACGCTCGCGAAGCTGCGGGTGAGCTTCCTGGATGGCCTGGCGCGCTTCTGTCTCTCGCTGGGCGCGGACTGTGTCGTGGAGGGGCCGGAGAGTGCCCGGTCCCGGTTGAGGGAGATGGCCGCGCGAGTCGCCAACCGCCATGCGGACGCGCTCGAAGGCAAGGTGACGGCATGA
- a CDS encoding WYL domain-containing protein produces MSNVHERLRRLLFLVPYVSKNPGVTVEALARALNVSREDLLEELDLLTCVGRPPFNPDDYIDIYVDNDRVYVDLDQRLFAPPRLTAGEAAALAASAELLRPAAGDALQSALQKLERVLPPQVRERYREMYRKIDASAEAPQALGPLTRAILERREVTFGYASPGRPAEPRQVRPYELLSHRGQWYLQGFCHTRQDSRLFRLDRMEDIVITDTPFVLPPDARADVPNPARSRSEDSVRVRFSPVAAPYVKERFGQDARPLADGGVEVLVAGDSERWLTQWVLSFGGEAEVVEPVSARAAVARAARASIGL; encoded by the coding sequence ATGAGCAATGTCCACGAGCGGCTTCGCCGCCTGCTGTTCCTGGTTCCGTACGTGTCCAAGAACCCCGGTGTCACGGTGGAGGCGCTCGCGCGCGCCCTCAACGTCAGCCGCGAGGACCTGTTGGAGGAGCTGGACCTGCTCACGTGCGTGGGCCGGCCTCCGTTCAACCCGGACGACTACATCGACATCTACGTGGACAATGACCGCGTCTACGTGGACCTGGACCAGCGGCTGTTCGCGCCGCCCCGGCTGACCGCGGGAGAGGCCGCGGCGCTGGCCGCGTCGGCGGAGCTGCTGCGCCCGGCCGCGGGCGACGCGCTCCAGAGCGCCCTCCAGAAGCTGGAGCGCGTGCTGCCGCCCCAGGTGCGCGAGCGCTACCGCGAAATGTATCGAAAGATTGATGCCTCCGCGGAGGCGCCCCAGGCGCTGGGGCCGTTGACCCGGGCCATTCTGGAGCGGCGGGAGGTGACGTTTGGCTACGCCAGCCCCGGCCGCCCCGCGGAGCCTCGCCAGGTGCGGCCTTATGAGCTGCTCAGCCACCGAGGACAGTGGTATCTCCAGGGCTTCTGCCACACCCGGCAGGACTCCCGCCTGTTCCGGCTGGACCGCATGGAGGACATCGTCATCACCGACACGCCGTTCGTCCTCCCGCCCGACGCCCGGGCGGATGTCCCCAACCCGGCTCGGAGCCGCTCCGAGGACTCCGTGCGTGTGCGTTTCTCGCCCGTGGCGGCACCCTACGTGAAGGAGCGCTTCGGCCAGGACGCCCGCCCGCTCGCGGATGGAGGGGTGGAGGTCCTGGTGGCGGGCGACAGCGAGCGATGGCTCACCCAGTGGGTGCTGTCGTTCGGTGGCGAGGCGGAGGTGGTGGAACCGGTCTCCGCGCGTGCCGCCGTTGCCCGGGCGGCTCGTGCCTCGATAGGATTGTAG
- a CDS encoding FHA domain-containing protein → MPFQLTISEGKDAGKEFVFDQDSVLIGRTSECDVVLYDPGVSRRHCRLFLDGDAYSVEDQGSANGTLLNGSAVQTQALEDGDKLTLGPVTFIFTLMTAESSTGEEELPAGAEDGANSTRIVSVDALKRQRNKGVALAPDGADENALEEMRQGATRNNLRALRPASGGASGSRAAVAASEPAAIERAGNSSPAPRRPARAESSAPVRARPQANAGASGLSAAERARIRRESPGLVASAKLFWADASNAVRGGVVGGGVAVVLGLFGLLYWLVLSGADTGPVGEEPAMLTRQPIRDSFGLGPDVTWARADMKIFEWEYTAATRAVVILHYQAQGISKDEVMVSVNGVDVGKVPPDTLASQDRALELMIPSQHLKKGEPNRIVFDNTKNPPGEDPWRIWNVWVESALLPELLPEELVRQATESYKRGRKNNDTPDIGARNRYEAWKSFREAWLMLEAHPEPKPDLYYEAQERMKVAQQELDRTCAKLLLEVEGYYNQGNYKGASATLDHVKQYFPEYDQPCATRAENKREEYGL, encoded by the coding sequence ATGCCTTTCCAGCTGACGATCTCCGAGGGAAAAGACGCCGGCAAGGAGTTCGTCTTCGACCAGGACTCCGTGCTCATCGGTCGTACGTCCGAGTGTGACGTCGTCCTGTACGACCCTGGTGTGTCCCGCCGCCATTGCCGCCTGTTCCTCGACGGCGACGCCTACAGCGTCGAGGACCAGGGCAGCGCCAACGGCACCCTGCTCAACGGCTCCGCCGTGCAGACCCAGGCCCTGGAGGACGGCGACAAGCTGACCTTGGGGCCGGTGACGTTCATCTTCACCCTGATGACGGCGGAGTCCTCCACGGGCGAGGAGGAGCTGCCGGCCGGCGCGGAGGATGGCGCGAACAGCACGCGCATCGTCTCCGTGGATGCCCTCAAGCGGCAGCGCAACAAGGGCGTGGCCCTGGCTCCCGACGGGGCGGATGAGAACGCCCTGGAGGAGATGCGTCAGGGAGCCACTCGCAACAACCTGCGCGCGCTGCGGCCCGCGTCGGGTGGGGCCAGTGGCTCGCGCGCGGCCGTGGCGGCGTCGGAGCCCGCGGCCATCGAGCGCGCCGGGAACTCGTCCCCCGCGCCTCGCCGTCCTGCCCGGGCGGAGAGCTCCGCGCCGGTGCGCGCGCGTCCCCAGGCCAATGCCGGGGCCAGCGGCCTGTCCGCCGCGGAGCGAGCCCGCATCCGCCGTGAGTCCCCCGGTCTGGTGGCGAGCGCCAAGCTGTTCTGGGCGGATGCCAGCAACGCGGTGCGCGGCGGCGTGGTGGGCGGCGGCGTCGCGGTGGTGCTGGGCCTCTTCGGCCTCCTGTACTGGCTGGTCCTGAGCGGCGCCGACACCGGGCCCGTGGGCGAGGAGCCCGCGATGCTCACCCGGCAGCCCATCCGCGACTCGTTCGGCCTGGGACCGGACGTGACGTGGGCCCGGGCGGACATGAAGATTTTCGAGTGGGAGTACACCGCCGCCACCCGCGCGGTGGTCATCCTCCACTACCAGGCGCAGGGCATCTCGAAGGACGAGGTGATGGTCAGCGTCAACGGCGTGGACGTAGGCAAGGTGCCTCCGGACACGCTGGCCAGCCAGGACCGCGCGCTGGAGCTGATGATTCCGTCCCAGCACCTGAAGAAGGGCGAGCCCAACCGCATCGTCTTCGACAACACCAAGAATCCGCCGGGTGAGGACCCCTGGCGCATCTGGAACGTGTGGGTGGAGAGCGCGCTCCTGCCGGAGCTGTTGCCCGAGGAACTCGTGCGTCAGGCCACCGAGTCCTACAAGCGCGGCCGGAAGAACAACGACACGCCGGACATCGGCGCCCGCAACCGCTACGAGGCGTGGAAGTCCTTCCGCGAGGCGTGGCTGATGCTGGAGGCCCACCCGGAGCCCAAGCCGGACCTCTACTACGAGGCCCAGGAGCGCATGAAGGTCGCGCAGCAGGAGCTGGACAGGACCTGCGCCAAGCTGCTGCTCGAGGTGGAGGGCTACTACAACCAGGGCAACTACAAGGGCGCCTCCGCGACCCTGGACCACGTGAAGCAGTACTTCCCGGAGTACGACCAGCCCTGTGCCACCCGCGCGGAGAACAAGCGCGAGGAGTACGGACTGTAG
- the hflX gene encoding GTPase HflX: MKEIYGNTLGLKANEQHRLRNTFRRRVSPHEIVSPELARHLTELSHETNRQVGVLINRKGEIEHVVVGNAHKLELPDIGRARAGQVRLRGLRLVHTHLKSEPLTKDDLTDLALLRLDCVAAVGVGNEGLPSVLHYAYLVPENGTGEFWHVATLPSVHQEQPDLVDTLGALEEEFSRKAAARAVGGREKAILVAVCLDGNRGRAEASLSELKELARTAGVEVVDSVLQVKREADPRYLIGRGKLEDLNLRSMQSMVDLLIFDKDLTPSQGRHIGEATSLKILDRTQLILDIFAQRAQSAEGKLQVELAQLKYRLPRLVQSDDSLSRLAGGIGGRGPGETKLEIDRRRVRERITHLEKRIDLIGRERSVRRAQRNRRELPVISIVGYTNAGKSTLLNAITNAQVLAENKLFATLDPTSRRLRFPQEREVIITDTVGFIRDLPKDLVAAFRATLEELYDASLLLHVVDTADPARDEQVEAVEKILSSLGLMEKPRLMVWNKADLLGAEEVDSLLRSRGGVAISAQTREGLTALLAKADTTLFAEGASETMGVV, translated from the coding sequence TTGAAGGAAATCTACGGCAACACCCTGGGCCTCAAGGCGAACGAGCAACATCGGCTCCGGAACACCTTCCGCCGACGCGTGTCCCCGCACGAAATCGTCTCGCCCGAGCTCGCCCGCCACCTCACCGAGCTGTCGCACGAGACGAACCGCCAGGTGGGCGTGCTCATCAATCGCAAGGGCGAAATCGAGCACGTGGTCGTCGGCAATGCCCACAAGCTGGAGCTGCCCGACATCGGCCGTGCTCGCGCGGGCCAGGTGCGTCTGCGTGGCCTGCGGCTGGTGCACACGCATCTCAAGAGCGAGCCCCTCACCAAGGACGACCTGACGGACCTGGCGCTGCTGCGGTTGGACTGCGTGGCCGCCGTTGGCGTGGGGAACGAGGGCCTGCCGAGCGTGCTGCACTACGCCTACCTCGTGCCGGAGAACGGCACCGGTGAGTTCTGGCACGTCGCCACCCTGCCCTCCGTGCACCAGGAGCAGCCGGACCTGGTGGACACGCTGGGCGCGCTGGAAGAGGAGTTCAGCCGCAAGGCGGCGGCGCGCGCGGTGGGCGGGCGGGAGAAGGCCATCCTCGTCGCGGTGTGTCTGGATGGAAACCGCGGCCGGGCGGAGGCGAGCCTCTCGGAGCTCAAGGAGCTGGCGCGCACGGCGGGCGTGGAGGTGGTGGACAGCGTGCTCCAGGTGAAGCGCGAGGCGGACCCTCGTTACCTCATCGGCCGGGGCAAGCTGGAGGACCTGAACCTCCGCTCCATGCAGTCCATGGTGGACCTGCTCATCTTCGACAAGGACCTCACCCCGTCGCAGGGGCGCCACATCGGCGAGGCGACCAGCCTGAAGATTCTGGACCGCACGCAGCTCATCCTCGACATCTTCGCGCAGCGCGCGCAGAGCGCCGAGGGCAAGCTCCAGGTGGAGCTGGCGCAGCTGAAGTACCGGCTGCCCCGGCTGGTGCAGAGCGATGACTCGCTCAGCCGGCTCGCGGGTGGAATCGGCGGCCGGGGCCCTGGCGAGACGAAGCTGGAGATCGACCGTCGCCGGGTGCGCGAGCGCATCACCCACCTGGAGAAGCGCATCGACCTGATTGGCCGGGAGCGCAGCGTGCGGCGGGCGCAGCGCAACCGCCGCGAACTGCCGGTCATCTCCATCGTCGGCTACACCAACGCGGGCAAGTCCACGCTGCTCAACGCCATCACCAACGCGCAGGTGCTGGCGGAGAACAAGCTGTTCGCCACGTTGGACCCGACGAGCCGCAGGCTGCGCTTCCCACAGGAGCGCGAGGTCATCATCACCGACACGGTGGGCTTCATCCGGGACCTGCCCAAGGACCTGGTGGCGGCCTTCCGCGCCACGCTGGAGGAGCTGTACGACGCGAGCCTGCTCCTGCACGTGGTGGACACGGCGGACCCGGCGCGCGACGAGCAGGTGGAGGCGGTGGAGAAGATCCTCTCGTCGCTGGGGTTGATGGAGAAGCCCCGGTTGATGGTGTGGAACAAGGCGGACCTGCTCGGGGCGGAAGAGGTGGACTCGCTGCTGCGCTCGCGAGGCGGGGTGGCCATCAGCGCCCAGACGCGCGAGGGGCTCACCGCGCTGCTGGCGAAGGCGGACACCACCCTGTTCGCGGAAGGCGCATCCGAGACCATGGGCGTCGTCTGA
- the proB gene encoding glutamate 5-kinase: MSHSGRNALRAAKRVVVKIGTNALTHATGRFNREHFEALGRDLLWAAQGRELVVVSSGAIALGVERLGLAARPRDIPGKQACAAVGQSRLMQAYEDVFGGQGQAVAQVLLTHEDMRDRRRYLNVKHTLERLLSAHVVPVINENDTVSVDELKFGDNDTLAGLVAGVVEADALVLLSDVDGLHTADPRRDASAKMLEMVEEVTPEVLALAGGTSSGVGTGGMATKVRAASSAAEQGIRSVITSGAEPGRLRAVLGGELVGTLFEPTGARRGSRAAWIAHALRPLGTLRVDAGARDAIVQGKRSLLPSGVRSVEGDFDRGDPVDLADESGEVFARGLASYDAQELRRIAGRRTSDIESVLGYRYLDEAVHRDDLAVL; encoded by the coding sequence GTGAGTCACTCGGGACGTAACGCCCTGCGCGCCGCGAAGCGCGTGGTCGTGAAGATCGGCACCAACGCCCTCACCCATGCCACCGGCCGCTTCAACCGCGAGCACTTCGAGGCGCTGGGCAGGGACCTGCTTTGGGCGGCCCAGGGCCGCGAGCTCGTGGTGGTCTCCAGCGGCGCCATCGCGCTGGGCGTGGAGCGGCTGGGCCTGGCTGCTCGCCCTCGGGACATCCCAGGCAAGCAGGCCTGCGCGGCGGTGGGGCAGAGCCGGCTGATGCAAGCCTACGAGGACGTCTTCGGAGGGCAGGGACAGGCCGTCGCCCAGGTGCTCCTCACCCATGAGGACATGCGCGACCGGCGGCGCTACCTCAACGTGAAGCACACGCTGGAGCGGCTGCTCTCCGCTCACGTGGTGCCGGTCATCAACGAGAACGACACCGTCTCCGTGGATGAGCTGAAGTTCGGCGACAACGACACCCTGGCCGGTCTGGTGGCGGGCGTGGTGGAGGCGGACGCGCTGGTCCTCCTCTCCGACGTGGATGGGCTGCACACGGCGGACCCTCGCCGGGACGCGAGCGCGAAGATGTTGGAGATGGTGGAGGAGGTCACGCCCGAGGTGCTCGCCCTCGCGGGAGGCACCTCCAGCGGCGTGGGCACTGGCGGCATGGCGACCAAGGTGCGCGCCGCCTCGAGCGCCGCGGAGCAGGGCATCCGCAGTGTCATCACCTCGGGCGCGGAGCCCGGCCGGCTGCGCGCCGTGCTGGGAGGCGAGCTCGTGGGCACCCTCTTCGAGCCCACGGGCGCGCGCCGAGGCTCTCGCGCCGCGTGGATTGCGCATGCCCTTCGACCGCTGGGCACACTCCGAGTGGACGCGGGGGCTCGCGACGCCATCGTTCAGGGCAAGCGCAGCCTGCTGCCCAGCGGTGTGCGGAGCGTGGAGGGAGACTTTGATCGCGGCGACCCCGTGGATCTGGCGGACGAGTCCGGCGAGGTGTTCGCGCGAGGGCTCGCGTCGTACGACGCCCAGGAGCTGCGGCGCATCGCGGGACGACGCACCTCCGACATCGAGTCGGTCCTGGGCTACCGCTACCTGGACGAAGCCGTGCACCGCGACGACCTGGCGGTGCTCTAG
- a CDS encoding phospholipase D-like domain-containing protein, protein MRDLEATSGTAAESGGDGAESLGGPRGLVVTLRPEPVPEPDAERSRGVCPEEVPSPLWSSGVSPLLLARYYLPRGHVVSRGNSCVLLRDGVEAYPAMLEAIRGARRYIRLETYMFITDAVGELFGQALAEAAERGVHVKVLYDAVGSWTSRKGFFEALRQRGVDIRPFKPFSLSRGWRHLVRRDHRKILVVDGEVAFTGGVNISAHWAPEGQGGGWRDDVLRIEGPAVHALERRFLATWRMMFQDRFHRWTQGLHRWRRRPVGRGHVGVAVLSSRRGIHRAYLHAIQRARRSVLIAAAYFVPDRRLVAVLRDAARRGVEVRLLLNARSDHPLLEFVSRTFYEKLLGAGVRIFEWQRGVLHAKTAVVDGAWGTVGSFNLERLSLAFNHEVNAVFADPRLGRRLEESFREDCTGCREVTLTEFRRRPLWLKLLERVLVSLRERL, encoded by the coding sequence ATGCGCGACCTGGAGGCGACGAGCGGGACGGCGGCTGAGTCGGGCGGGGACGGGGCGGAATCCCTCGGCGGCCCGCGTGGCCTGGTGGTGACGCTCCGCCCAGAGCCGGTTCCCGAGCCCGACGCGGAGCGCTCCCGTGGCGTGTGCCCGGAAGAGGTGCCTTCGCCGCTGTGGAGCTCCGGCGTCTCCCCGCTGTTGCTCGCGCGCTACTACCTGCCTCGGGGACACGTGGTGTCTCGCGGCAACTCCTGCGTGCTGCTGCGCGACGGCGTGGAGGCGTATCCGGCGATGCTGGAGGCCATCCGCGGCGCCCGGCGCTACATCCGCCTGGAGACGTACATGTTCATCACCGACGCCGTTGGTGAGCTGTTCGGCCAGGCGCTCGCGGAGGCCGCCGAACGCGGCGTCCACGTGAAGGTGCTCTACGACGCGGTGGGCTCGTGGACCAGCCGCAAGGGCTTCTTCGAGGCGCTGCGCCAGCGGGGCGTGGACATCCGCCCCTTCAAGCCTTTCAGCCTGTCTCGCGGGTGGCGCCACCTGGTGCGCCGGGACCACCGCAAAATCCTCGTCGTCGACGGCGAGGTGGCCTTCACCGGCGGGGTGAACATCTCCGCGCACTGGGCGCCGGAGGGGCAGGGCGGAGGCTGGCGCGATGACGTGCTGCGCATCGAGGGCCCCGCCGTCCACGCCCTGGAGCGGCGCTTCCTGGCCACGTGGCGGATGATGTTCCAGGACCGCTTCCACCGCTGGACGCAGGGCCTGCACCGATGGCGAAGGCGCCCGGTGGGCCGAGGACACGTGGGCGTGGCGGTGCTGTCCAGCCGCCGTGGCATCCACCGGGCCTACCTGCACGCCATCCAGCGCGCGCGGCGCAGCGTGCTCATCGCCGCGGCGTACTTCGTGCCGGACCGGCGCCTGGTGGCGGTGCTCCGCGACGCGGCCCGGCGGGGCGTGGAGGTGCGCCTGCTCCTCAACGCCCGCAGCGACCACCCCCTGTTGGAGTTCGTCTCCCGGACCTTCTACGAGAAGCTGCTGGGGGCGGGCGTCCGCATCTTCGAGTGGCAGCGCGGCGTGCTCCACGCGAAGACCGCCGTGGTGGACGGCGCCTGGGGCACCGTGGGCTCCTTCAACCTGGAGCGGCTGAGCCTGGCCTTCAACCACGAGGTCAACGCCGTCTTCGCGGACCCCCGCCTGGGGCGGCGCCTGGAGGAGTCATTCCGGGAGGACTGCACGGGCTGCCGGGAGGTCACGCTGACGGAGTTCCGCCGCCGGCCCCTGTGGCTCAAGCTGCTGGAGCGCGTCCTGGTCTCCCTGCGCGAACGGCTCTGA